The genomic window aaaaatgaggtctctgtttaagaaatgagttttttgtggtgtatttatcacccccaaaatctctttattgcagTTGAAAGTGAGCCGATGAGACAAAACATGCTGCTCACAATCACGATCAGCGTTagcatgaaaaaaatgggattcGAACCTAGAATTTTTGATCTCTACCTCGATCTAGATCTCGATCTTGCCCAGGAGAAAAAGTGCGACCTTTCTATGCACCGCTCGACggcgaggagcatgcggtcttcccgagGGTCGgcggcgaagaagatgaaagagatgaggtcgacggcggggaaggcgatgaaggcgAAGCGAAGGCAGGCGGATCGAACCCTCGTCGGCGTCGGCTTCCTCCCTCGCGTTCACATCGGCGAGCTTAGGCGCATGGATCGAGCcgggaatgatccctaacccctaaccctattgctatccatgttgcggtctccgcgatcgagaatggttccgatTCGAGTTCGGCTAGTCTTATCAGAGCGTCGCcagaagacctcaccactccgagcCTCAGGAGCGTCTGCCAGCCGGATCGCCCATGCCAGGCAAGATTTCTCCTCTAAGACCTCACCGCAGGCGGGGCAgccgagatcgctcgccggaTCTGAAGCGCGGCCTcagcgttcgcgcgagatcggtgacgatgagatactcgatGTCCCTACTCGATGAGGGTTTTAcgtttaaaaatgaggtctcgtttaaaaataagctctctgtttaagaaatgagttctctgtttatatgcttgtttgtctttgtttaactatcgatgttttacatttaatatattgcgtttacgtttaaaaagtgcttaaatatcgttgtttctatttaaataatgTACAAGTGCAGACCTTCGATGCCTCAGCTCGACTGACGAGGGAGCATCGCGGTCTTCCCAGGGTCGACGgccgaagaagatgaaaagagatgaggaTTCGACAgcggggaaggcgatgaaggcgaagcgagcggcgagatcgaacccctcGTCGGTCGcggcttcctccctccgttcgtCGCAGACTTAGGCGCCCATGGATCGAACCTcgggaatgatccctaacccctaaccctattgctatccatgttgcggtctcctgATCGAGAATAGTTCCGATTCGAGTTCGGCCGAGTCTTATCCAGAGCGTCGccacgaagacctcaccactccgagcCCAGGGAACATCGCTCAGTAGGGATCGCTCAGCCGagtaaagatttctcctttaagacctgCACGGCGGGCAGCTAGCCGAGATCGCTCGCGGATCACGGAGCTCGACGACTCGGCGTTCGTCGAGAtcgtgacgatgagatactcgatGTCCCCTACTCGATGAGGTTTCGTTTAAAAATGAGggtctatgtttaaaaaaataaagctctcgttttaagaaatgagttctgtttaagaaatgagttatctgttgatatgcttgtttgtctttgtttaactatcgatgtttacgTTTAATATATTACGTTCAcgtttaaaaagtgcttaaatatcgttgtttctatttaaatatgtgacagtggccaagattaattggtttttatatccggggattaatttatcacgtaaatatttgtttttactttaaatattaatgttttagtttaaaaaaatgagtttttatgtttaaaaaatgaggttttacgtttaagaaaatgagttttctgtttaagaaatgagtttttatttgaaaaataaactctgctttaagaaatgaactctctgtttaagaaataagttctctgtttaaaaatgaaatctctgtttaagaaatgagtacagtCAAAAAGCGAATGCAAAAGAATGATGTATCAAAAAGATTTAAGAAgcgatgatggaatttcatatcgCAGGGGTAAAAGAGTAAAGCAAATAAAGGAGAAACGTGTCTGAGGGTATGCAAAACTCGCGAGTCTGTCAGaagtttttgaaattatcgaggggtaaacagtaattttccctttaaataatttagtttttatccCACACCCTGTAAAATAGAGAAATTACTAGTCACTTCCTCTTACCTCCACAATCCCTCTGTTAATTACCATTTCCCCTTTATTtatggtaaaaataattttatattgtgttaaatattttatataaattataagactTTCTCCTATTTCAATATTGTTACTTGAGTTCATTGAAATcattacatgaatttttttttacattatacttcccaatttttaacaaaaacgtATAATCTCTGAGATTAAAATCCTCAACAATAATTTTACTTAATATTCATCAAATGACAACTTTGCAAAGCAACCCACCCTTACCAAAAAATTCTAAAGAATATAAATCTCACCAACCATTCTCAAAAATAATTCCCTTTATCaatcatttcaaatataaatatatatgcaattattaAACAATCATTTATACAAAAAGATAAGGACTAGAGACACAAgttaatatttctattttattaaattttatactaaataaaccaaacaaaccaaataagCACACTTAGCACCAAAGCCACAACAGAATTCACATGTTatattagaagaaaaagaaaaaagaaaagaaaaaaatactacaattcaaaggaagaaagaaaaaatgtataaatatttcCACACACTCCAACAAACCACATTCCATAGAACCAAACATTTGCAATCAATCAGCAGCACCTTCACACTCAGATGCATTTTGAAGTTCTACACTCCCCTAATCAAATATCGAAATCTAACTAACATGTTCATCAACTTCAGTTAGAGAACTAGACTCCATTTTAACATCCAACTTGGAATCCTTCTCCTCTGATATACACTCTGAACTATTACCATCTTGACCTGATAATCCTTCACAATTCCCGGCAACTGCAAGCTCAGGCTTGAAAATAACATCGTTCTCTAGATTCAGTAGTTTTTCTGAATTTCCTTTCAGCATATCCACAACCTCAAGCATTGACGGTCTGCGTTCGGGTTGGTTTTGCGAACAAATAAGTGCTACAATCACCATTCTCTTCAGTTCTGACTCTATGAAGTTGCCGTTGAGCTTTGGATCAGCAATCTCTTTGAATTTACCTTCTTGAGCCAATGGAAGTGCCCACTCGGTGATTGTTCGCTTTGACGTTGGGCTCAACTTTTCTATCGGTTTTTTTCCACTGACAAGCTCCAAAAGAACTACACCAAAGCTGTATACATCACAACTCTCTGAGGCTTTGCCTAACATGGCGTATTCGGGAGCAAGATAGCCTAGTGTGCCTTTGACCTTTGTGGTAACATGAGTTGCACCGTCTGGAACAAGCTTCGCGAATCCAAAATCAGCAACTAGTGCCTCAAAGTCGGAATTTAGCAAAACATTGCTTGCTTTAATGTCTCTGTGAATGATGTGAGGGGTCGCACTATGGTGAAGATAGCTGTAGAAGGAGTGAAAATTCAGAACAAACCGTCAAAAGaaattgagtttcaatatttAGGATCAGAGACAGTTCAATAATTAGATAGAGTTCAGctcaatttattaattttccaGAAAAGCAACAGCAGAaatttaatgaagaaatatCTTTGATAAACTTTGAAGAAAGTGGTGTTAGAATTTGTATTCATGCACCAAGCACTAAATTACTAAAGAAAGATCTAATTGAAGCTACAGACTTACGCTATACCCTCAGCAGCTCCAATGGCAATCATCATTCGCCTGCCCCAATCAAGAAGACATTCTGCGGAATGTTGCCCGTGGAGATGTGAAAGCAGACTCAAATTTGGCATATAGTCATAAACAATGAGACGTTCTTGCCCTTCAGCACAGTATCCACGTAAGCTGAGAAGGTTTTTGTGCCTAACTCTGGCCAAAATCTCAACCTCAACAGCAAATTCCATTTCGGCTTTGTTGCTCCATACCTTAAGCCTCTTTACAGCAATCTGCAACCGATGAAAATTAAGGGACAAAATTTACATGATGAAAATACTCTGCATTACCCTAGCTAGGGACAACAATTGGGTAAAAACATGTGATCAAACtgaaaacacaaacaaacaaacaaacatgacATAATTTGGATGAAGCAGCATCATTCTGTATTgcgataatttttttatatcttattaaactaacaataaaaataaatgatgtgATGGACTATCCACATATGATGTAAACACATATTAAGTTATAGAATCATCACAAAAGAATTAAGCATCTTTAAAATCTAGGTAGCTGTCATGGTgtcaccaaaagaaaaaaaatttacaaatctaGATAgcatgagtgtatatatatatatataaatcctgATGGAGATGAGTTTAGGATACTAAACTAGcctaaaaaaaattcccaatttTCAGTGCCTATTaagcatctcatcaatcatATTCACTGGTTGTTCTTTCTTGATGTTTCAGCATTTAAGAGTGTTCAGTATTCACCCACATTGCCTATTAAGTGTTTTCAGGGATGTGCTGCTTATTTCTACATGCATGCTAAACACTTTCACAGTGAGATGGGTATAAACTAGTAAAAGTTTACATATCACCCTTAGTTTTATGTCATTCTTCTCCAACAAACGAAAACCATCATCCTAATTAATCCGTACCTTTAAGGCTTTAATTTATGTGAACAGTAAATATGAAACACATTTCATCGCATACCACTTAGATGCACATGTGTTTCTACATTCGGTTTTATATTGTTCTCCTAACCAGGGCAGCATAAGACAACTCCCTCAGCATGTAGAGACCTAATGGTCCATAAACTATGATACTACCAAGATATCAAACttcaaataacaaattcaaTCATTTATCAGTTCAAGGTCCAAAAGTTCAGTATTTTGAATCTAAGCAACCAAAAGTGAGTGCACCTCTCTAAATAGATACAATTAAGAAATATGTCTCATTTACATTGTGTTAGCTCTCCAGTGCTAACCGAGTTCACATAATTTTAAAACCAACCTTAAAGCTTTACCATATTAAACTGTCACGTGTCCAGTCCGTTGATATTACCTACTAAAATCTCATCACCTTCAAATGATTAACTTTATAAACAGTAAACACCAGGGTTCCCTTATCAACATCATCAATCTCTGATTTTTCCTCTACTATTCATCTTCAGTTCTAAAACATCATATGAACTTTAAAACAACAACATTCATATTAAATTGGCATTATCCAGATAACATAAACTtagaaaacaccaaattttaataaaatacaaagacCTATAATATTTCATTATACCTGAGACCCATCCCACAGCTGGCCCCAATATACACTCCCAAAAACCCCCTTCGCCGAGCTTGTTATCAtaattgaaattattagttgCTGATTGCAACTCTTTAAAGTGAGAAAAATTCGCCATGTTGTCGgcttcttctttttctgctgCCTCCTACACCAAgatcaaaaaaacattaattctgACAAGGAAACACAGAAAAAAACTACTAACAATCAGATTCATTAGTTGCTCTCaccaaaaatgacaaaaaatagacaaattgaaagtttttctttttcttttttctttaatcatGCTAGAAATGCATTCCAAACTTAgatcttttaaaaaagaaaaaaaattatattaagaaCTTTGCAGTTACCACatccaaaaaaacatgaataaatccAGCATAATAAATTTTTCGAAGAGCTGTTCCGTTCACAGAGGGAAACCCTAACAATCCATTTCCCATGAGAACTACATCAAATTGCACAAAAATAGAGgagaaaaaatcaaaacactaataaaaaaaacagaaaaattggAACCCAATTAGTATGCCAACACTAATGCTCCACCAAACAAGCAAAAATATcactaaaaaacaagaaaagaaacatcCCAAACTATTtcatttcatcaataaaaaaacagagaTTCAATCAGAACAAACAAAAGCTTGATGAatatttccaacaaaaaaacaccaGAAAACACAGAAATGAATTGAGAAAAGATTATACCTATCTGAATCACCACCAAGACAAAACAAAGATCGAAATCCCATCAATCAAACAGAGAATTTGGGAACAAAAacaccgaaaaaaatctttcctttttctctcttcactTTTCCTTTGTTCTTTTCAGTGCCGAGAGAGCACAAGGCTTTCATAAATGGGCCCATTTCGCCAACCGCGTTCTGCTCCTTCGTGGACCAAGTTTAGCCAC from Dioscorea cayenensis subsp. rotundata cultivar TDr96_F1 chromosome 9, TDr96_F1_v2_PseudoChromosome.rev07_lg8_w22 25.fasta, whole genome shotgun sequence includes these protein-coding regions:
- the LOC120268820 gene encoding LOW QUALITY PROTEIN: PTI1-like tyrosine-protein kinase At3g15890 (The sequence of the model RefSeq protein was modified relative to this genomic sequence to represent the inferred CDS: deleted 3 bases in 2 codons) yields the protein MGFRSLFCLGGDSDRRQQKKKKPTTWRIFHFKELQSATNNFNYDNKLGEGGFGSVYWGQLWDGSQIAVKRLKVWSNKAEMEFAVEVEILARVRHKNLLSLRGYCAEGQERLIVYDYMPNLSLLSHLHGQHSAECLLDWGRRMMIAIGAAEGIAYLHHSATPHIIHRDIKASNVLLNSDFEALVADFGFAKLVPDGATHVTTKVKGTLGYLAPEYAMLGKASESCDVYSFGVVLLELVSGKKPIEKLSPTSKRTITEWALPLAQEGKFKEIADPKLNGNFIESELKRMVIVALICSQNQPERRPSMLEVVDMLKGNSEKLLNLENDVIFKPELAVAGNCEGLSGQDGNSSECISEEKDSKLDVKMESSSLTEVDEHVS